A region of the Alligator mississippiensis isolate rAllMis1 chromosome 5, rAllMis1, whole genome shotgun sequence genome:
ccaccacctgaggaagtgtgagtcattgggccctttaGTCTCACTGGGAAAGGTCCTTTGGGGCAGGCAACCCAgagaaagaggctgggtgagcagTCCCCCGCCCAGGCAAGGGCCTAAGGGGAGGGGGCCTATAGTGCTTCCTGgatacccccacccctccaaccagggatatatatctaaatattaaggaatagatgttattaagaatGTTTGTGTccgcgccttatattttgtaattgagaTGTTGTATTATGATGTTGTATTGTATTGATGTTGCTGCAATTATTTGTGATGGGTAAATAATGTCATCGTAGAACAAAGTCATTTCTGATTTTAGTTTGTGGGCATATTGTTTTCTCTGTTGTGGTTGGGAGTGATTTTCCcacagtgttatttagggtttgaccttggttattgataaatgttcactgtgtaaatatatgtatatgttatttagttttatgtttatgtacattataattcaataaactgtaaatagttaagagcattggcTTAGAGTTGACTCTACAGAGGAAAGAGGGACCTGCGCTCAAATCACTGGTGTCCTTCTCACAGCACTGTTGcctgcctcatctatcccttccaATTGAGgatgggcacacccttgggtgttcccAGGTTACATTTGCATTCTAATATTTGATGTTTTAAATATTGTACTTTTATGTGTTATAATTTTTATCATGTTCCTCAGAGTAAATGAAACTTGTactgggggaagaaaggggaaggtgTCTGACTGCATTGTGTACAAAGCTGAAATCTCTGCCTCACACCCCTGCTGCTCTGACTGATTTAGGATTTGTATTCTGTAGCAAAGGTTTATGCTGTTAtttctgttctgcttttttcaCCCTCATGGTCAGAAGTCAATTTTCCTTTTCTCATGGATATAGTACCAGTCATCCATTCCAAATTGTTTGTCTTCATTAAGAATGCAGAGAAGATAACCAAATAAAAAGTTGACTAAACCTAATTGTCTTAGTAAGAAGAAAGAGCAGTAAGTAAGTTATAGCTATAAAATAGTACCTACAGCATGACTGCGAACCTTTGCCTCAAACGCTTCTAAGTACCTGACTAGATAGTGAATCCTAGTGAATCTTCAAGCTCTTGTTTCCCAGGCAGTTGCAGCCAGAGGTCCTTGTATGCCATGCAAATTTTGGGACTGCCCTTAGAAGTGTCATATTAGCCTTAGTGCATTATTTTGTGCTGGCTCAGTCTCTATCGATAAGGCTCAACGCTGCCAACTGGCAAGATGCCAGCTTCTTAGTGATAACCAGGACATTTCTGCTTGTTAAAGAGAAGGGCACAAATACAGATTATCCCTATCTACACAGACACTAAACTATTGCTGAAGGACTGGAACGAATTAATACTGATTAATGGAATGCTGCATTGAATGACAATTAGCAAATACAACTAATGCTACCAAGTTAGTATAAAGCCCTTGCCAGGATGGTTTTGCACAATGATTCTGAATGTTTGGAATAGACTGAGCCCTAGAACTTGTTTGGATCCTATTGGCCTTACATGGCTGAAGATGTTTGCAGGAAATGACAGAATGTCCACAGAATGCCAAGAGAAGAACATGGCCAGCCATACCTAGTAGTTAGGACCAAGAACTGGAATCTGAATGGGAAGTCATGACAGGATGACGGTCAAAATCTGGATGTCAGGAACAGGCCAGGATCAGGGACAAACCGAAGTCAAGGAACTGCAATTTACGTTGGGGCCAGGAAGCTGCAAATTAGGAATGGCCCAGAAGTCAGGAGTTGAGAGTTGTTGCCTGGCTAGTCAAAGGTCAGAAACCAGACACAAGTAGCAGAAACAAGAGCAGGGGTCAATGTAGCTTATAAATGTATTAGGAGACTTATTGTACAGACAGCTCATCACTAGCTCCTCTGCTGATTTGACTCTGCTTGGCATGGGTCAGCTTCCTGCCAATATACTAGCCAATGGATGGCTGCCAGAGGGATGATTCATCCCATTAGGAACTTCTATTGTAGGCCTAGATCTAAATGGGATAGACAGTGTAACAATATGTATGGATCTCAGAAGTAAACCAGCAGTAGCAGAAAGGAGAAGTCTGAAGGAGGAATAGGAAATGAGGGGGAGGAGCCCTGTAACAGTTTTGTAAGAAACTGCTATGATAAAGACACTGTTTATATTAAGTAGAGAGCTGCTCCTTGATTCCCTAGACAAGGTCACATGAAACAGACAGGAGGGTGTTTGGATCTACTACAGGCTGAAGGCCATCCCCAGCTGGCTCACAAAGGCTTTATTCTCCAGAGCAGCATATTTGGAACACATCACTTTTTGCAAAACCAGTAAGCCCTGATTTTCTGTCTTTAGCAGTGGATCAAAATAATATTGGGAATATTCTAGTGAACGACCATTTTACATGGTATGTGGAGGCATATCCAAAGTAAGATCAGAGGCCAGCCCAGTTCAAGTGCTATGGGAGACATTTTTCCATGTATGGATTTCTAGCTTGGATACATTCTGACCAAAGAAGGGATTTTGAAAGGGGTATTTTCCTCTTGAAGGGAGCATAGCATCTGAGCAAGAATTACAATCTCCTGAACTACCTTTTATCACCCACAAGGAGATCTTGAGGTAGAACAGTTTAATCAAACATTTCTGAACATTAGGAGGACCCATGCTCACAGTATAAGTTGAATTGGAGTCAGCATGTTGCATCATTGGTGTATTAATTCAATGCCACAAAGAATGTTTCTATAGGAATTGCATTGTGCTTCAAGAGAACCCACATTACCCTCAGACTTATGCTTCAGTGTGTCAGCTGAACTAACCAATTACCTCAACTTATGCTTAGTTGCTCAACTAAGAGAGAAATTAAGAGATACTTATAACCCAATATAGTTCTAATTCATGACTCAGACAGAAATAAGCATCAATGTGATCCTCAGCAGCACACTCTAGAGGAGAAAGTTCTGTTATGAAACTTGTGTTGCTGGAAAGCACAAGATGGAAGACTGACCTAAGATGCTACTTATCCTACTGCTAGCGGAAAAGTCAGAAGAACTCTGCCAATCTACAGGAGCAAACCTAGGATTAGATAAGTTCTAATAAAGGTAGAACCAAAGAATCCTCTCCTATCCAtacagcagtgtttcccaaacttttgatacctggggcacacttttttttctggattaaaattggtggtACGCTTTGTtcactggatccagtccatggaccCGATCCCATGCATAGTACTGATCCAGGCATGGCCTGATCCCTTTGTATGGGGCCAATGTGTCTGGGACCTGATCCCTTtgtgtggggctggtccagccATTCAGGGCCAGTCTGGCGGGAGTGGTTCTGGCATGGCTGGAACCTCATTTAGCTGTGCAAGGTTGGCCCAGCCCGGGTCTCATTTGGCCCATTTTTACAGCATATTTCTGTTGCTATTGTGAAACACTAGTGTGTtggcacaccctttgggaatcactgacaTAGACTGTTTGAGACAGTATGTAACTTCAGCCCTTAGCAAGAAGAGCCTGCTAGAAAGAAACCACCACTCAAATTTTGCAATAGAACTTCAGGGAATAATCAGGTTCTACCCTATGCATTCcccaaagaatcaccaatgatgcaaagcaatTCAATTAAcctaggagggttgttacagcatctaaggtgccccaacggTCACAGAAGCCATccggactgacttgacttgaacCTATGCATGTAATTAGGAGCATCTGTGTAATGAGGAGAATCCCATAATGTATCCTAGAATGTAGATCACATTACAGCTTCAGTCTCTCACATCTTCTAAGAGCTCTGGTTCTTCTGTCTTAATGGCCGTGGCAAATGCATTTATGCCCACTGAGGTCACAATGATGTCCTCACTATGCCAGCCCAGAGAGAGAAGTCCATTCCACCTTTTTCACCAGAtctctttgaaaaaagaaaggattttGGCAAGACCTGTATGTTACTCgacaatgcaaacacacatacaGCTGATGATCCCTGTCTCCTAGAAATTCCAACATGAAAACAGGATACAGAAAGGACTGTGCCAATACATGAAAGTTTTTTAAGGGAAGTTTGACTGTCACTACTCTAAAAAACACTCCCATTTGCTCATGTAATCCTCACTCTCAATAGGCAGAGTTATCAGGATGGAAAGAAGGTTAACTTACCATGGAGCCATGAAAGTTAGCCAGGAACAGTACACTTACCTCACAGGCTTGTGGCAACGGTAGTAAGCTGTTTAAGACCCTCTGAAAAAGAGGTGGAAATAATACAGgtagtcctcggacttacgacacaattagttcctgaaaaccacgtcttaagtcgaaacattgcaacttggaaccaattttctcataagaaatgttataaatgggggattagttTCAGAACCAAGGCCCGATTtgcactaaaaataccccagaattttgtactcgatcaattataaatgagtaatatagctacattaatgtatttatattgtaaatatcaATCATatcgatttggaaggacttctttgaggtgactttcctggactttttgaagagttcttggcttgagtcttctcaggagtcttgtctgcaggtttttctggagtcttgtctgctttcttaaagaaagtgtccaaggaagtttggacagatgttctccagggagacgaGTGACACAGTGAACATGTTCGCTGGAATGACGTTGCATTGGATCAAACGTTGTAAAGTCGAAattgatgtcataaagttgaaacagggtgtcaatttataaatgttgcaagTTCGAAACATCGTAACTCAAAACGTTGCAAGTCGAGGACTGCATGTATACGTGTAATTtgccaggaggaggaagagggggtgcAGTATGTTTATTAATGTTCTGTTTTGTGCTATAGAGGAAGGAGATCTCAGGCACCAATTACTGATGTACTGTaggaagaaaaaaccccaagGCAGACAACTTTGGTTGAAACTCTGCATGTGGTTGCTTTGGCTGTAATGAAATATTGCTATCTTTATTGTGTGACTAAAGGGCAACAGAattatttcacagatttcatagacattagggctggaagggacctcggaagatcatcgagtccagccctccacctgaagggcaggaagtcagctggggtcataggatcccagcaagataagcatccaatttactcttggaggtgttcaatgtaggtgcttgaaccacctccgatggcaggctattccagaccttgggggcttggacagtaaagaaattcttccttatgtccagcctaaaacggttttgcagtagtttataaccatttgacctcgtcatgccttggggcactctggtgaacaaacgttcccccagacactggtggtcacccctgataaacttataggtggccataagatcacctctgagcctgcgcttttccaggctaaagagccccatagctctcagcctctcgtcgtaaggtctgtttttctgacctctgatcatgcgcgtggctcttctctggactctctcaagcttctccacatcctttttgaattgtggagcccaaaactggatgcagtactccagctgcggcctcaccaagtccgagtacaacaggagaatgacgtcccgggatttacttgaaaagcatctatggatgcaagccagcgttttggtcgctttactagctgcagcatcgcattgcaggctcatgttcatcttgtggtcaatgatgacccccaagtctcttttttccatagtgctagccagcgtagcactgctgagcctataaggatgctgcaggtttttcctcccaaggtggagaaccttgcatttttcagtgttaaacacaatcagattcttgtccactcatttgctgagcctgtccaggtcagcctggattgccctcctgtcttcaggtgtggatgctttgccccaaagtttggtgtcatcagtgaacttggccagtctgcttctgactccaatgtccacatcattaatgaagatgttgaacaatctgggtccaaggacagagccttgggggaccccactggtcgcagggcaccatgacgattgacttccatcaattacaaccttctgggtccgaccacggagccaatttcccagccagtggattgtggtgggcccaaggccacaattggccagttttgccaagagatgatcatgggataccagatcgaaggcttttttgaagtcaagatatatgacatcaatctcttctcccctgtccagatgatagatcacctggttgtaaaaggaaatgagattggtcaagcaagacatacccacaacaaacccatgctggttatccctcaggatgttggcgtcggccagtccattaaggatggcctctttaataaacttttctaagaccttccccaggataggagtcaggctgatgggcctatagtttgctgaatccactttcctccctttcttgaagataggcaccacattggccttcttccagtcttcgggcactacaccagagcgccagcagttctcaaagatccgtgccagaggctgagctatgatgcttgccagctccttgagtaccctggggtatagactgtcagagccagctgacttgaaggtatccagtctctcaaggtgttccttcacaaggtcagcattgatggagggcaggggatctccctcacctggacctccctgtcctgtagtgggcatgggcatcccatgggactgataaaagactgacgcaaagtacccatttaataggttggctttttcctgggcgtcagttgtgtAGGGCACTCAATGTGTCCCGAGTTAAAATCTTAACACAAGAACTTTGCTTGTGGCCCACTGCATAGCTCAGCTTGTCCTTAATGAGAACTCTTCTCAAGGGTCTTATATGCCACTACACCTTGTTCACAGAATAACAACATGGCTCTGCCATCCATGCAATCAGCACTAGTAAAGCTTTAATCACTATAGCTATAATAGGAGCCTAAAGACCATGGAGCCTGGTCTTGCTGTGGCCATATCAGGAGCCATATTAAGCACCTAATATATTAGGTTcactataaatattttatatatatcacTATATATCACTGTCTAATAATATATTAGGCTCTCACTATAGCCACTTTAGGAGCCTGGCACCATGGTGAGAGGCAACAGAACTATGTGAGACTGACTGGAAAGAGCAGGGTGCTGAAAAACAATGCAAAGACAGTTATGGAAAATGGGCTAGAGATGGTGTCATAGTGCAAGGCAATGACAAAAAGATGGCATTACAACAAGAGGCAATGTAACAGGTGGGAGCACAGCTAAGGATACTAACAGAGCGGAGCCAGCTTTGCTTTCAGTCAGGTTGGGACGTTGCTAACTATTGCCAACAAACTTGAGCAGGGTGTAGTGAAGGAGAAAGGGAGTGTCAACCAGACGTTTAGCCAGAACTTCCGATGGACAAAGGAATACAACCTGGGGTGTGGTACAGATGCCTGTTTTATTTATGTCTGCTCTATATAGAGGTGACCTCTTGTTTTCCCTACTTCACCTTATGTTCCTGTTTGCCTCAGTAACATCTTAACAACAACCTCTGACAGAGAGGAGTCAGTGCCAGTTGTCTGCAGTGCGCAGGGAAGGTGGTTATTTATCCCAGGTGTCAGGCTGGCCTCAACATCGCAGCCTTATTCATTTTAAAGGGAACGGCTTGACATTTGACTGGCCCTTTCAGCTGCTGCCGGTGGAGGGATTCACCGTCATGGGAGGAAGCCAGCATCAGCGCACAGCTTGTGCCTCCTGTTCTGCCCTGTAGCCCGTGTCCAGccgggcagggctcccctgcctgcagctgcagcaagtggCTAGTGTAGCCAAGTCTGCTTATTATAAGTGGAATTCGGCTTCTTTTTAAAAGTCGCTTTAATTTTTTGAGAGGGGGGTTGATAagcaccccactcccctctcttTGAAGTGGGTTGGCCTGGTTTTTAAAGGCAgtaccttttttttctctctcgaGACTTGGCAACGCGGCAAGCGGCACTGCAAAGTCTAAAGAAAGAGAAGCCCGGCACGGCCGGGGAGGCCCTTCCCTTCCTGTCACATGCGACGTCCTCCTTCTCTAGGCCCAGGGACTCATTTTTCACAATGGGTTTGGCTGAGCCCGAGTACAGGGCCAGCCGCTGCCTCACGGGTACTCCCGCCCTCCCAACCGCCAGCTCTGGCGGCCACGAGAGCCACAGGCGACTCCCGCGTGACCCGCGCGCCCCCTACgggccccagcccggccccgccgcACGCCGGCAGCACTAGGGGATGGGAGGGGCGGGGCGACCCGCAACCttggccccaccccttcctttcgGAGGGGGAAGGCGGGGCCTAGGCTAGGCCGCCCCGCCGCGCAGGCGCAGTGACGGTAGCGCCCAGGCCACTCCTCTCCAGCCGTCGCTCGCGCCGCCGAGATGCCGAAGCTGAGCAGAGAGGCCAAGCAGCGGCTGCAGCAGCTTTTCAAGGGCGGCCAGTTCGCCATCCGCTGGGGCTTTATCCCCGTCGTGCTCTACCTAGGTCAGTCCCACCGCCGAGTCGTGGGCGGGGCTTAGCCCCGGGGAGGCCTGGATCCCCCAGCCAGTCCCTGGGGCAGCCCGAGGGCGCGCGCGGGCCTGGGAACGCCCCGCAGGCGGGGGAGGGGCGGGTGCTTACCGGCCGGTGGAGAGAGCGTGGGGTCTCCTGCGGCCGGCGGGGAGCGCTGCGCATGCGCTGCGCCCGGcccgcccccaccctccccccagccgTTGTAGCGGGGGTTCTAGAACTCGTGCGGGGAGCTGTTCCAACGGCCGTTGGAGCCTGCGCGAGGCGGGGTCTCCTCGCTCCGGGGACGCATGGAGCAGGGCGGCCCCGGCCTCCTGAGGCGGCGGAGCGCGCACGTGCCCTGTCCCGACAGCCCCGTGGCCCTCGGCTTCTCTCGGGCATAGTACAAGGTGTTCTCTTCGCTAAAATCCCCGCTCTGGCACTTTAAGGCCTTGGATTGGGGAACCAGCGGGTTGTTGAGAGAGAGAGCGCTCCAGGGCGGGGGTTCCCAGCCTTTTTACTTTGAGAACCGgcagtgaccagcatactgcaggcaggcagccagccagccctTTTTTATACttggtcacttctggtccagcagccagttctcctgcagactggcagccaccCCTCCACGGCTGGggattgggaacccctgctccAGAGGCAGGAGTTTCTCTTGCACAAATGTTGATGTATTCAGCAGGTATCACTTCCGTACCTGATTATCTTGTGGCAAGTCTGGCTCCCTGTTCCAATGATCAGACAGTCCGGGGTCTCGCTGGGACATTCAGGGCTGCTGTCTGGTAGTCCAACACCCCTTTGTTCCCCaactttttaaatgatttttgttACTTACGCATTCTTTATTTTTACCCTGTTTGCTCTGTTACTGGTTCTTTATAGGTGATTGGCATAATTGAGTCCTCGCTATTgggtatgtttttttttaaaaccctgtaTGTTtaaagggttgttggttgtaactATACTGGCCTAAGGCAGGACCTCTGGGTGCCTGTTGGCcggggactccatttcccagctgcccttACCCATGTGGCTTGtgttggtctccatggagacctcagctgtgccagcagcacgcACAGCAGCAGTGCATGCAGCTGCTCCGGAGCTGCTGGGAACATGGGAcagaggcagcttgctccagagctggAGTTTGTAGCCT
Encoded here:
- the TOMM7 gene encoding mitochondrial import receptor subunit TOM7 homolog translates to MRCARPAPTLPPAVVAGVLELVRGAVPTAVGACARRGLLAPGTHGAGRPRPPEAAERARALSRQPRGPRLLSGIVQGFKRGADPGMPEPTILSLLWG